GCCTACCGCACCTGAGCTTTGCCCGCATCCCCGGAGGACGGTGCGCCGGAGTAATAGCCGTCGCGGGCCTGCACCACCAGGTCTTTTCCCTTCGCGGTCACCCGGATGCGGTGGTACTCCGCGGTATCCGGGGCGCGATCGGGGGTGTAGCCCAGGTTGTACTGATTGCGCAGCTCCTCTTGGATCTGCTGGTAGACCTGCTCCAGGGGCTCCTTCTTCGAGACCTCGAACATGCGCCCGCCGGTCTCCGTGGCCATGCGCTCAAGGATCTTCTTGCCGTCGGGACGCTCCTCTTCCTGCCGGGGATAGCGGGGATAGCCTCCGCCGCTGCGGCGTCCTCCCCAGGGGCCGCCCATGCCACCGCGCTCCCAGCCGCCGCCGTAACCGCGGCCATCCTTGAAGAGGATGGCGTACACAATGGTGTTGGAGCGCTGGGCGGTCTCGATGGCGCGCTCCAGGCTGGTCTTGCTGCCTCGGTCCACGCCGTCGGAGAGCACGATCACGGCCTTCCTCCCCTGTTGCTTCTGCATGAGTTCGTCGGAGGCCAGGAAGACCGCGTCATAAAGCAGCGTGCCCGCGCGGTAGGATTGCCCGCGGCCGGCGCCGCCACCCCCGGAACGCGGAGACCCGCCTCCGGGATAGCCACCGCCCCGCGGAGACCCGCCTCCGGACGAACCCCCGCCAGACCTCGGTTCCGCCCCCGGCGCCGGCGTTTCCAGCAGGTTCAGGGCGTCGTCCAGCTTCTGCCGCGAGTTGGTCAGGTCCTGCAGCAGCTCCACCTCCCGGTCGAAGTGGATGAGGAACGCATGGTCCTTGTCTTCGCGCAGCACCTGGTCGAAGAACTTCCCGCTGGCCGAGCGCTCCGGCTCAAGGACGCGGAGCTGGCTCAGGCTGGTGTCCACCAGCAAGCCCAGGGTGAGAGGCAGGTCGGTCTCGCGGGAGAAGTAGCGGATGGTCTGCGGCCGGCCGTCTTCCTCCAGGGTGAAGTCGTTCTGTCCCAGGTTGTTGACGATCTTGCTGTGCTTGTCGCGCACCGTCACCAGCACGTTGACCACGTTGACGTCGACAGAATAGGTATTGGTCTGCTGGGCGGCGAGCGCAGCCGCCGCCGCGGCCGCGGCCACGCCGGCCAAGACCAGCAGCCGGCGGGGAGAAGCGAGATGGGCGAGAGACATAAGGGCCCCAGGTTCGAGCGGAGATTTGAGGGATCTAACCCACTGGATGCGGGTTTGTCGTGCGGGGTTGCGCCCCTCCGGCTCGAGCGCCCGCTCTGTGCTACAGTGAGCCTCGGACGGGCCCGTAGCTCAGCGGTCAGAGCAGGGGACTCATAATCCCTTGGTCCCAGGTTCGAATCCTGGCGGGCCCACCAATCACTTACGAGGTCCCTCGCAAGAGCCGCTCGGGATTCGCCAGACCACCACAATAGTCTGGACTTCAGGCCCCGTCCGCCGGAAAATGGCTGGCTGCACTTTGGGAGGAGCATTTCAGGAGGCAAGTATGCGCAAGCTCGACGCTCCACGGGCCACGATCTTGATGTTGGGTCTCGCCGTCTTGCTGGCGGCGCTGATCTGCTT
The genomic region above belongs to Terriglobales bacterium and contains:
- a CDS encoding VWA domain-containing protein, yielding MSLAHLASPRRLLVLAGVAAAAAAAALAAQQTNTYSVDVNVVNVLVTVRDKHSKIVNNLGQNDFTLEEDGRPQTIRYFSRETDLPLTLGLLVDTSLSQLRVLEPERSASGKFFDQVLREDKDHAFLIHFDREVELLQDLTNSRQKLDDALNLLETPAPGAEPRSGGGSSGGGSPRGGGYPGGGSPRSGGGGAGRGQSYRAGTLLYDAVFLASDELMQKQQGRKAVIVLSDGVDRGSKTSLERAIETAQRSNTIVYAILFKDGRGYGGGWERGGMGGPWGGRRSGGGYPRYPRQEEERPDGKKILERMATETGGRMFEVSKKEPLEQVYQQIQEELRNQYNLGYTPDRAPDTAEYHRIRVTAKGKDLVVQARDGYYSGAPSSGDAGKAQVR